The genomic interval TGTCGGAGGCCTCGTCGAACCTCGCGCGGTTCGACGGCGTCCGCTACGGCGTCTCCGGCGGCTACGAGGGCAACTGGAACGAGTCGTTCGCCGCCGCCCGCGAGGCGGGCTTCGGCGAGGAGGTCAAGCGCCGCGTCCTGCTCGGGACGTACGCGCTCTCCGCGGGCTACCACGACAAGTACTACAAGAAGGCGCAGGACGCCCGCGCGTGGGTTCGGCGGGACTTCGCGGAGGCGTTCGAGGAGGCGGACGTGCTCGCCTCCCCGACGATGCCCGTGCCGCCCTTCGAGATGGGCGAGAGCCTCGACGACCCGCTGCAGATGTACCTCGCGGACGCCAACACCGTCCCGGTGAACCTCGCGAACCTCCCGGCCATCTCGGTTCCGGCCGGCGAGACCGAGGAGGGACCGGTCGGGCTCCAGCTCGTCGGCGAGGCGTTCGACGAGCGCACCCTCGTCCGCGCGGCCTCGGCCGTCGAGTAGCGCGACCAGTTTTAGTTCCGCCGCGCGGACGGCCGGCCTCTTTGTCCCCCGCGTTCGAAGGGCGAGCGTGACTTCGGTCCTCGTCTGGCACCGCTCGGACCTGCGGCCGGCGGACAACGCCGCGCTCGCCGCCGCGGTCCGCGACGGCGACCCCGCGCCCGTCTTCTGTTTCGACCCGCAGTTCTACGGCGCCGACGGGCTGGCCTGCGACGCCCGACTCCGCTTCCTCCACGAGTCGCTCGCGGACCTCCGTGAGCGCTACCGCGCGCTCGGGTCGGACCTCGCGCTGCTGTGCGGCGACCCCCGCGAGCGCCTGCGCGACCTCCTCGCGGACCACGACGCGCTGTACGTGAACCGCGACGTGACGGCCCGCTACGGCCGTGACCGCGACGACGATATCCTCGCGTGGGACGGCGTGACCGCCTTCGGCGACGACGGTATCGACCGGTCGGGCGGGGGACGCGACGGCTGGCGCGAGCAGGCGACCGAGTGGATGGAGACGGAGCCGCGTCCCGCGCCCGACGCCCTGCCCGCGAACCCGGTGGCCTCGGAGACCAGCGTGGACGGAATCGAGTCGGAGTACGGCGTGAGCCCGGAGAAACGGCGGGTTCCGAAGGGCGGTCGCGGCCCGGCGCTGAAGCGGCTGGACCGGTTCGTCGACGACCTGCCCGGCTACCCCGGCAACGTCTCGCCGCCCGCCGCCGCCGAGGACCACTGCTCGCGACTCTCCGCGTACCTGAAGTTCGGCTGTCTCTCCGTCCGGGAGGTCTACAGCCGAGTAGCGGACGCGCCCGAGTCGCGCGGCCGGGAGATGTACGAGTCGCGGCTGTTCTGGAACCGCCACTACCGCCAGAAGCTCGCGGACTGGTCGGGGTGGACGGACGAGGCCGTCAACCCCGTGTTCCGGGGCCTCTACCGCGCGGAGCACGACCCGGACCTGCTCGCGGCGTGGAAGGAGGGGCGGACGGGGTTCCCGATGGTGGACGCCTCGATGCGCGCGCTCGTCGAGACGGGGTTCATCAACTTCCGGATGCGCGCGATGTGTGCGAGTTTCCTCACCTACGTCCTGCGCGAGCCGTGGCAGTACGGCGCCGACTTCTTCTACTACCACCTCGTCGACGCCGACCCCGGCATCAACCACACGCAGTGGCAGTCGCAGGCCGGCACCGTCGGCGTCCATCCCGTGCGCGTCTACGACCCGGCGAAGCAGGCCCGCGAGTACGACCCCGACGGCACGTTCGTCCGCGAGTACGTCCCCGAACTCGCGGCGCTGCCCGACGACCACCTGCCGCGCCCGGAGAAGGCCCCGCTCGTCGTGCTGGACGAGGCGGGGCTCGAACTCGGGGCGGACTACCCGCGGCCCGTGGTGGACTACGAGCGGCGGGCCGGCGAGGCGCGCGAGCGGTTCGCGGCGCTCTCCGAGCGGGCGCGGGAGGCAATCGGGGTGCCGGAGATACGCCGCCGGGCGTCGCTGTCGCGGCGGCGGCGCGAGGAGCGCGAGGCGCCGTCCGACGACGGACAGGCCAGCCTCGACAGCTTCGGCTAGTCGTCGTGGAGCGCGGCGAGTATCTCGGGGTCGGTCCGGAACTTCAGAACGTTGTGGACGACGCTGTTGCGGATGTTGTCGATGACGTCGCCGTGGGCCTTGTAGCAGTCGTGTATCCACCGCGACTCCGCCGAGCGGGTCGGGAACATCATCACCGCCTTCCACTGGTACTCGCCGTCCGAGAGGAAGTAGAACAGCGTGTTCGGCGAGTCGCGGATGTACTCCATCGCGTCGCGCCACCCGTCGGCGAAGTTCTCGGTGTTGAACTTGAACTCGAAGAGGCCGAACACGAAGTACTCCTCGTTCGGGATGACCGCCTCGCGGAAGACGCCCTGCTCGCGCATCCCGCGGATGGACTCGCTCACCGTGACGTGGCTCACCTCGATGCCGTGCTTCTCGGCGAGGATGCGCGCGAGGTCGCGCGAGGACAGCTGCGGGTCGCGCGACAGCTCCCGGAGGACGAGCACGTCGCGCTCCTTGAACTCCCAGTCCGGCGCTTCGTCTGTCATGTCACCCATCTCAGGTCGGGGTTACGTGTCCCTTTCGGTCGTTCCGAGGAACGACCGTAGCTCCGAGCGGTACGTCTCGGCGCGGTCCTCCGGCACCCAGTGGAACGCCTCGTCCAGCCGGACCACGTCGCCGCCGACCTCGTCGGCGAGCCGTTCGCCGTACGATACCGGCTGCATGGCGTCCTCCTCGGCCCACAGACACAGCAGGTCGGCCGTGATGTCGCCGTACGGTATCTCCGTCGTGTGGTTGGTGTTCGTCGAGACGGCGGCGCGAGCGAGCGCCCGCTTGCCGCCCTCGCGGTCCAGCCACGGGTACTTCATCCCGGCGACGAAGTCGGGGTCGGCCTCGCCGTACGCGCCGTCCGCGAACGCGAAGTCGAGTTGCCCCGCGAGTTCGTCGTCGTCCATCGACGCGGTCCGGGGCAGCCCCAGCGTCGAGACGAACTCGACGGGCCACGAGTCGTAGCAGACGACGTTCGAGCAGACCAGCTTCCCGACCCGCTCGGGCCGGTGGGCGGCGAAGCGGAGCGCGACGCCGCCGCCGATGTCGTGGGCGACGAGGTGGAACCGGTCCACGTCGAGCGCGTCGAGCAGGCTCGCGAGCGCACCCTCCTGGGCGCGAATCGAGCGGTCGAAGCCCTCGCCGTTCTCGCTGTTGCCGTAGCCGACGAGGTCCGGGACGACGACCCGGTACTCGTCGGCGAGGGCGGGAGCGACGCCGCGCCACAGGAACCCCCAGGTCGGAATCCCGTGGAGGAACACCACGGGCTCGGCGTCCGCGGGGCCGGCCTCGTAGTAGGCCATCTCGACCGCGTGGCCGTCCACGTCCACGGTGGCGGACTCCTGCGCCTCGGTCCACGCCGCGTGGTCCATTACAGGCGGTCGGAGATGATGTTCTTCTGTATCTCCGAGGTCCCCTCGTAGATCTTCGTGATGCGGGCGTCGCGGTAGAACCGCTCGACGGGGTGGTCCGTCACGTAGCCCGCGCCGCCGTGGACCTGGATGGCGTCGTCCGCGACGTCGACGGACATCTCGGAGGCGAAGTACTTCGCCATGGATGCCAGCCGGACGGCCTCGTCGTCCTTGCTCTCGTCGACGTGGCTCGCCGCGCGGTAGGTGAGCGAGCGGGCCGCCTCTACCTGCGTCGCCATGTCGGCGAGCTTGTGGCTCACGGCCTGGAACTGGTCGATCTTCTGGCCGAACTGCTCTCGCTCCTTCGCGTAGTCGATGGCGGCGTCGAGCGCGCCCGAGGCCGCGCCGACGGCCTGTGCCGCGACGGAGGTGCGGCCCGCGGCGAAGAACTCCATCAACTGGTAGAACCCCTTGTTCACCTCGCCGATGACGTTCTCCTCCGGAATGCGCACGTCGTTGAGCTGGATCTCCGCGAGGTCGGAGGCGCGGATACCGAGCTTGTTGTCGATCTTCGTCGGGACGAAGCCGTCCGAGTCGGCGGGCACGAGGAACGCCGTGATGCCGCGGTGGCCCTCGCCGGGCTCGGTCTTCGCCATCAGGACGCCCACGTCGGCGACCGTGCCGTTCGTGATCCACGTCTTGTTGCCGTTGATGACCCACTCGTCGCCGTCCTTCTCGGCGCGCGTCTCGATGCCCGCGACGTTCGAGCCGTGCGCCGGCTCCGAGATGGCGGAGAAGGAGGCGGCCTCGCCGGCCGTGATCTGCGGGAGCCACTCCTCCTTCATCCACTCGTCGCCGTACTCCAGAATCATCGAGGTGCCGAAGCCGGCCGAGCCGACGGCGCTCCCGATGCCGGGGTCCGCGCGCCACAGCTCCTCGGTGACGATGGACCGCGAGATGGGGTCCATCCCCGCGCCGCCGTACTCCTCCGGGATGGAGGGGGCGACGAAGTCGAGGTCCGCGGCCTTCTTGCGGATCTCCAGCGGATACTCCTTGTTCTCGTCGTGCTCCTGTGCGACGGGTCGGATCTCCTCCTCGCCGAACTCGCGCACCGCGCGCCGGACGGCGTCGTGTGCGCCGTCGGTCTTGAACACCATACCCCGTCCTCGGGATTACGATGTAAAATAAGTGTCGCCGTTCGCCGAACGACGTTAGACAGCGCTACTCCCCCTCGAACTCCGGCGACCGCGACTCCATGAACGCCGTCGCGCCCTCCTCGTGGTCGTGGGTGGCGAAGACGGCGGCCTGTGCCGCGGCCTCGTCGTCCTGCGCCTGCTTGAGGTCCGAGGAGAGCCCCTGCTCGATGAGCCGCTTCGAGGTCTCCAGCGCGACCGACGGCCCCTCCGCGATGGACGCGACGAACTCCTCGGCCTCGGCGTCGAAGTCCTCGTACACGTGGTTGAAGATGCCGAGCTCGCTCGCGCGCTCGGCGTCGAGCAGTTCGCCCGTGAAGACGAGCTCCTTCGCGACGTTCTCCCCGACGATGCGCGGCAGGAGGTAGGAGGTGCCCGAGTCCACGGCGAGGCCGACCTGCCGGAAGCCGAAGCCGATGCGCGCCCGCTCGGAGGCGACCAGGCAGTCGCAGGCGATGGCGAGGTTGCCGCCCGCGCCGAACGCCGCGCCGTCCACCTTCGCCACCGTGGGTCGGTGGAACTCGTACACGCGGCGGACCGCGCGCGAGGTGACCTGCTGGATGTTGCGCACGGCGTCGTGCAGCGGCATGTCGCCCGACATCCGCTCCACCATGGAGTTGATGTCGCCGCCCGCACAGAAGGTGCCCTCCTGGCCCGTCACGACGAGACAGCGCACGTCGTCGCGCGTCTCCAGGTCGTCTATCGTGTCGATGATGGCGTGTGACAGCTCCGCCGTCAGGGCGTTGCGCACCTCGGGCTTGTTGAGGGTCATCGTCGCGACACCGTTCTCCACGTCGAGTAACACCGCGTCGTCGCTCATACACCCGCCTGTCGGGCGACCAACGTAAAGCTACCGCGACCTGTCGTTAACGTTGTTCGACGAGACGCGGAAAGAGAGCGTTCGGGTGGGTTACTCGCCGCCGAGGGACGGCGTCGGAGGTGGCCTACTCGCCGCCGAGGTATGCCATCCGAGGCGGCTTATTCGCCGCCGAGGTACGCTTCCTGCACCTCGGGGTCGGCCCGTATCTCCTCGGGCGTCCCCTCCGCGATCTTCGCGCCGAAGTTGATGACCACGGCGCGGTCGATGAGCGAGAGCAGCCCCCGCATGTTGTGGTCCACGACGACGAGCGTGGTGCCCGCCCCGCGGAGTTCCTCCAGCAGCGCCGAGAGCTGTTTCACCTCTGCCTCGGCGAGCCCCGCGAAGGGCTCGTCGACGAGGATGAGGTCCGGGTCGGTCGCCATGGCGCGACCGAGTTCGAGCCGGAGCATCCCCGCGTGGGGTAGCTCGCTCGGCGTCCGGTAGAGGTCGTCGCCCAGCCCGACGCGCTCGCACAGCTCGATGGCCTGCTGGCGGGTCTCCCCGCGCAGGCCCGAGGTGGAGAACAGCTCGTCGGGGACGAGCGCGGTCTGGATGTTCCGGAGGACCGTCCGGTCGGAGAACGGCCGGAACTCCTGGAAGGTGCGCGCGAGGCCGGCCTTCACCATGTCGTACGACTCCGCGCCGGTGACCTCCTCGCCGCGGTAGTACACGCGGCCCTCGGTGGGCGGGTACCGGCCGGTGATGCAGTTGAACGTGGTGGACTTGCCGGCCCCGTTGGGGCCGATGAATCCGAGTATCTCGCCCTCCTCCACGGCGAAGGAGAGGTCGTCCACGGCGGTCAGCCCGCCGAACCGCTTCGTGAGGCCGTCGGCGACGAGCACGCCGTCGTCCGGGCCGAGCCCGTCGGCGCTCATCGCTTCTCACCCCCGAGGCGGTCCATCCAGTCGCGCAACACGGCCATCGCGTCCGTCGAGCCCCCGTCCGTCACTGGCTCCCCGGGACTGCCGCCGGCGAAGAGCCGGTTGACCGCCGCGGGCACGATGCCCTGCGGCAGGAAGAACAGGAACAACAGCGTCACGACGGCGAACACGAGGAAGTACAGCTCCCCGATGAACTCGATGTTGCGCATCACCGTCCGCAGGATGTAGAAGAACGCCCCGCCGAACGCCGCGCCCGTGATGGTCCCCATGCCGCCGAGGATGGCGGCGACGATGACCTCGATGGAGATGACGAGCGCCAGCAGTTCGGAGACGGTGAAGCTACCGACGGCGCTGAAGCCGTACGTCGCGCCCGCCAGCCCCCCGATGAGGCCCGAGAGCACGAACGCGAACAGCTTGAACTTCGCCGGGTTCTTGCCCGTCGCGGCGACGGCCGTCTCGTCCTCGCGGATGCCCGTCAGCACCATCCCCGCGTCCGAGCGGGTGACGGCGACGAACACCACGAGCGCGAACAGGAACACGCCGAGCGCGAGGTACGCGGCCCCGATGGGCGAGAAGCCGGGCGACGGGAGGAACAGCAGGTCGCCGAACTTGTCCACGGTGCCGACGCCGACCAGCCCGAGCTCCCCGCCCGTGAGGTCCGGGAAGAACCGGAACACGGAGATGAGGATGATGGGCGTGACGAGCGTCACCAGCGAGAAGTACGGCCCCTGGAGCCGGAGCGACGGGAAGCCGATGAGCAGCCCCGCGGCGCCGGCGGCGGCGACGCCGACGAACACCGCGAGCCACGGGTCGACGTCGAGGTGGAGGTTCGCCATGCCGGCGGCGTACCCTCCCACGCCGAAGAACAGCCCGTGGCCGAAGGATATCTCGCCCGTGTAGCCGGAGACGAAGTCCCAGCTCATCACGAACGTCGCGAAGAAGAGCGCGCCGGCGACCCGGAACGCCCAGATGGCGGGCAGCACGAGCGGCAGGACGAACAGCGCGAGGATGGCGACGAGCCCGAGCTGCTGGTGGGTCGCCATCGAGCGGGGGTCGAGCAGTTCGCCCCACGTCCGCACGCCGGTGTCGGTGTTCCCTGCCATCTCAGTGCTCCGCGAGCTCACGGCCGAACAGGCCTTCGGGTTTGATTAGCAACACGAGTACGAGGACGACGAGCGCGGAGACGCCGGCCAGCCGGGTGCTGACGAGCGTCACCGTCACCTGGTCGAGGAAGCTGATGAGGTACGCGCCGATGACCGAGCCGCGGATGGAGCCGAGGCCGCCGATGACGACGATGCTGAACGACAGCAGCAGCGGCGTCCGGCCCATGAGCGGCGTGGCCGTCTGGAACGACGCGAGGAACAGCCCCGCGAGGCCCGCGAGCACACCCGCGAGTATCCACGTGTAGGTGTAGACGCGGTCGGCCTCGATGCCGACGAGCGCCGCGCCCTTCTCCGACATGGAGGTGGCGAGGATGGCCTGCCCCGTCTTCGTCCGGTTGACGAAGTAGAACAGGCCCCCGATGAGGAGCCACGAGAGCGCGAACACGAACACGCGGTTGTTCGAGAGCCGCTGGCCCGCCACTTCCGTCTGGCCGGCCAGCAGGCTCGGCACCGCGAGCGCCTGGCCGCCGAACGCGACCAGGACGACCTGTTCGATGACGAGTCCCATCACCAACGTGAGGATGAGGACGAGCACCGGGCTCTCCCGGGCGTAGCGTATCATCCCCTTGTAGAAGGCGAGGCTGAACAGCCCGGCCCCTGCGGCGGCCGCGACGGCCGCGAGCGGGACGCTTCCGGTCGCCCGGACGACGGCGACGGCGCTGTACGCGCCGATGCTCAACACGGCGCCGTGTGCGAGGTTCAACACCCCGCCGACGCCGAAGATGAGCGTGAAGCCGATGGCGACGAGCGAGTAGAGCGCCCCGAGCAGGAGCACGTTCGTCGCGAGGTTGACGGCGTTGACGTCTACCATCTACTGCCAGGGCGGTGCCTGGTACTCGGACTGCTGGTGCTCGTCGGGCCAGACGACGCTCTGGGTGCCCGATTCGCCCTCGGGCTGCCACTGGAAGTAGACGCCGCGGGTGTACTCCTCGCCGTACTTGATGTCGTGGGGGTAGTCCCCGTCCTCCCCGAAGAACTCCAGCGTTCCCGAGGTGCCGGTGAACGTCATCGACTCGAGCTCGGAGACGATGGTGTCGCTGTCCACGGACTCGCCGGACTCGATAGCGTCCTTCAGCATGTAGACGGCGTCGTACGCAGAGTAGCCGGTGTAGACCGGGAGCGCGCCGTCGTACTTCTCAGCGTAGGCGTCCGCGTACGGGACGGTCTTCTCGGTGATCTCGGAGTCCGCCGTCGCGGTCGTCTGCGAGAACGTCGAGATGCAGGCGCCGCTCGTGGCGTCCCAGAACGAGGGGAGCTGCGTCGGCACGTGGATGCCGCCGTAGCCGAACGGGCGCTGCTGTTGGGCCCACTGGACCAGCGAGGTCGTCCCGATGTGGGCGAGCGCGGTGAACGCGCCGTCCACGCCGGCCGATTCGAGCTGGTCGTAGATGGGCGTGAAGTCCTCGGTCCCCTCCGCGATACGCTGGACCGACGTGACCTCGACGCCGACCTCCTCCTCCAGCCGCTGTTCGATGGAGTCCGTGATGGGCTCCGTCCACACGTAGTCCTCGGCGATGACGGCGACGGTGTCCCAGCCCATCGTGTCGAAGCGGGCCGAGGCGTAGTCGATCATCGACTGCTGGAGGTAGTCGGCGTTCACGGGGCCGACGCGGAACCAGTACTTGTTGGCCTCGAAGTCGTCGGCCACGCGCGCCGGGGCCTCCGGCGTCGCCGCGCCCGCGGTCATGTGGACCGTCTGGGCGTTCGAGATGTTCCCCATGATGGAGAGGAGGTTCTCCGAGCCGAAGATGCCGACCGTGGCGTGGACGTTCTCGCCGGTGGTCAGCTCCTGATAGCCCGAGCGGGTCGTGCCGGGGTCGTCCTTCGTGTCCTTCGTGGAGAGGGTGACGTCGGCGCCCGCGATGCCGCCGTCGTCGTTGATCTCCTCGACGGCGAGTTCGGCGCTCTTGAGGATGGAGTCGCCCATCGGGGAGTCGGCCGGCCCGAGCGCGCCCAGACGGATGGTGTCCGGGATGCCGCCGTCGCCGCCGCCGCCGATGGTGTCCGTACAGCCGGCGAGCGCCGCAGCCCCGGCGCTCACGCCCGTCGCCTTCAGGAAGGTCCGGCGACCGACGTTTCCATCGTTTCTGTTCTTCGGGGACAGCTTACCAGCATCTGTCTCGCTCACGGAATGTTTACCATCGTTAACCATGGTACTCCTCGACACGAGGCAAAGCCCGTTATTTAAACCTGCGGATAGCGGCTCGGCCGTCGAGGGCGTCGCTACCGGGCGGTCCACCCCCCGTCGGCGACGAGCGTCGTCCCGGTGACGTAGCTGGCCGCGTCGCTCGCGAGGAAGACGACGGGACCGGCAATCTCCTCGGGCTCGGCGAAGCGGTCGAGCGGCGTGCGCTCGCGGATGGACGCCGCGAGCGTCTCGTTCTCCGCGAGGTCCTCCGTGAGGTCGGTGACGACGTAGCCCGGCGCGACGCAGTTGACCCGCACGTCGGGCGCCCAGTCGAGCGCCATCGACTTCGTCAGCCCGACGAGCCCGTGTTTCGAGGCGACGTACGGGTGCTGGCGCGGCAGGCCGACCAGCCCGCCGACGGAGGCGACGTTGACGACACTGCCGCCGCGCTCGTGGAGGTCCTCGGCCGCCACGCGCGCACAGGTGAACGCCCCGCCGAGGTTCACGTCCTCGACGAACCCGAAGTCGTCGTCGCTCACGTCCTCGGGCCGGCCGAGCGCGCCGTCCGGGTTGACGCCCGCGTTGTTCACGACGACGTCTATCGGTCCCAGCGCGTCGCGCACGGCGTCGAACGCCTCGCGTACGTCGTCGGCCTCGGTCACGTCGCAGGTCGCGACCGTGCTGTCGCGGCCGCGCTCCTCCACCTCCGCGGCCACGGTCGCCACGTCCTCTCGCGAGCGGGAGAGCGGGGCCACGTCCGCGCCGGCCTCCGCGAGGCCGTGGGCGATGGCGCGCCCGATGCCGCGCGAGCCGCCGGTCACGACCGCCGTGCGTCCCGTCAGGTCGAACTCGTCCATGGGCGGCCGTCGTCCGGGGTCGGTTTGAGCGTGTCGGAGGGCGTAGTTATACCTCGCCGCCGGTCCTCGCCCCGGTATGGACGTACACTGGCACCGGAGCGACCTCCGGGCCACGGACAACACGGGGCTGGCCGCGGCCGCCGAGGACGAGGTGTTACCCGTCTTCGTCTTCGACGACGCGGTCCTGCGCCACGGCTCCCCGCCCCGCGTCGCCTTCATGCTCGACGCGCTCGCGGAACTGCGCGAGTGGTACCGCGAGCGCGGCGGCGACCTCCACGTCGCGCGCGGCGACCCGACCGAGGTGCTCCCCGCGCTCGCGACGGAGCACGGGGCGGGGACGGTCCACTACGACGGCGACTACTCCGGGCTGGCGCGCGAGCGCGACACCGCCGTGTCCGACGCGCTGGAGGCCGAGGGCGTCGCGGCCGAGCGTCACGAGGACGCACTCCACC from Halosegnis marinus carries:
- a CDS encoding FAD-binding domain-containing protein — its product is MTSVLVWHRSDLRPADNAALAAAVRDGDPAPVFCFDPQFYGADGLACDARLRFLHESLADLRERYRALGSDLALLCGDPRERLRDLLADHDALYVNRDVTARYGRDRDDDILAWDGVTAFGDDGIDRSGGGRDGWREQATEWMETEPRPAPDALPANPVASETSVDGIESEYGVSPEKRRVPKGGRGPALKRLDRFVDDLPGYPGNVSPPAAAEDHCSRLSAYLKFGCLSVREVYSRVADAPESRGREMYESRLFWNRHYRQKLADWSGWTDEAVNPVFRGLYRAEHDPDLLAAWKEGRTGFPMVDASMRALVETGFINFRMRAMCASFLTYVLREPWQYGADFFYYHLVDADPGINHTQWQSQAGTVGVHPVRVYDPAKQAREYDPDGTFVREYVPELAALPDDHLPRPEKAPLVVLDEAGLELGADYPRPVVDYERRAGEARERFAALSERAREAIGVPEIRRRASLSRRRREEREAPSDDGQASLDSFG
- a CDS encoding MarR family transcriptional regulator, encoding MTDEAPDWEFKERDVLVLRELSRDPQLSSRDLARILAEKHGIEVSHVTVSESIRGMREQGVFREAVIPNEEYFVFGLFEFKFNTENFADGWRDAMEYIRDSPNTLFYFLSDGEYQWKAVMMFPTRSAESRWIHDCYKAHGDVIDNIRNSVVHNVLKFRTDPEILAALHDD
- a CDS encoding alpha/beta fold hydrolase, whose translation is MDHAAWTEAQESATVDVDGHAVEMAYYEAGPADAEPVVFLHGIPTWGFLWRGVAPALADEYRVVVPDLVGYGNSENGEGFDRSIRAQEGALASLLDALDVDRFHLVAHDIGGGVALRFAAHRPERVGKLVCSNVVCYDSWPVEFVSTLGLPRTASMDDDELAGQLDFAFADGAYGEADPDFVAGMKYPWLDREGGKRALARAAVSTNTNHTTEIPYGDITADLLCLWAEEDAMQPVSYGERLADEVGGDVVRLDEAFHWVPEDRAETYRSELRSFLGTTERDT
- a CDS encoding acyl-CoA dehydrogenase family protein gives rise to the protein MVFKTDGAHDAVRRAVREFGEEEIRPVAQEHDENKEYPLEIRKKAADLDFVAPSIPEEYGGAGMDPISRSIVTEELWRADPGIGSAVGSAGFGTSMILEYGDEWMKEEWLPQITAGEAASFSAISEPAHGSNVAGIETRAEKDGDEWVINGNKTWITNGTVADVGVLMAKTEPGEGHRGITAFLVPADSDGFVPTKIDNKLGIRASDLAEIQLNDVRIPEENVIGEVNKGFYQLMEFFAAGRTSVAAQAVGAASGALDAAIDYAKEREQFGQKIDQFQAVSHKLADMATQVEAARSLTYRAASHVDESKDDEAVRLASMAKYFASEMSVDVADDAIQVHGGAGYVTDHPVERFYRDARITKIYEGTSEIQKNIISDRL
- a CDS encoding enoyl-CoA hydratase/isomerase family protein, whose amino-acid sequence is MSDDAVLLDVENGVATMTLNKPEVRNALTAELSHAIIDTIDDLETRDDVRCLVVTGQEGTFCAGGDINSMVERMSGDMPLHDAVRNIQQVTSRAVRRVYEFHRPTVAKVDGAAFGAGGNLAIACDCLVASERARIGFGFRQVGLAVDSGTSYLLPRIVGENVAKELVFTGELLDAERASELGIFNHVYEDFDAEAEEFVASIAEGPSVALETSKRLIEQGLSSDLKQAQDDEAAAQAAVFATHDHEEGATAFMESRSPEFEGE
- a CDS encoding ABC transporter ATP-binding protein, with translation MSADGLGPDDGVLVADGLTKRFGGLTAVDDLSFAVEEGEILGFIGPNGAGKSTTFNCITGRYPPTEGRVYYRGEEVTGAESYDMVKAGLARTFQEFRPFSDRTVLRNIQTALVPDELFSTSGLRGETRQQAIELCERVGLGDDLYRTPSELPHAGMLRLELGRAMATDPDLILVDEPFAGLAEAEVKQLSALLEELRGAGTTLVVVDHNMRGLLSLIDRAVVINFGAKIAEGTPEEIRADPEVQEAYLGGE
- a CDS encoding branched-chain amino acid ABC transporter permease, giving the protein MAGNTDTGVRTWGELLDPRSMATHQQLGLVAILALFVLPLVLPAIWAFRVAGALFFATFVMSWDFVSGYTGEISFGHGLFFGVGGYAAGMANLHLDVDPWLAVFVGVAAAGAAGLLIGFPSLRLQGPYFSLVTLVTPIILISVFRFFPDLTGGELGLVGVGTVDKFGDLLFLPSPGFSPIGAAYLALGVFLFALVVFVAVTRSDAGMVLTGIREDETAVAATGKNPAKFKLFAFVLSGLIGGLAGATYGFSAVGSFTVSELLALVISIEVIVAAILGGMGTITGAAFGGAFFYILRTVMRNIEFIGELYFLVFAVVTLLFLFFLPQGIVPAAVNRLFAGGSPGEPVTDGGSTDAMAVLRDWMDRLGGEKR
- a CDS encoding branched-chain amino acid ABC transporter permease, with product MVDVNAVNLATNVLLLGALYSLVAIGFTLIFGVGGVLNLAHGAVLSIGAYSAVAVVRATGSVPLAAVAAAAGAGLFSLAFYKGMIRYARESPVLVLILTLVMGLVIEQVVLVAFGGQALAVPSLLAGQTEVAGQRLSNNRVFVFALSWLLIGGLFYFVNRTKTGQAILATSMSEKGAALVGIEADRVYTYTWILAGVLAGLAGLFLASFQTATPLMGRTPLLLSFSIVVIGGLGSIRGSVIGAYLISFLDQVTVTLVSTRLAGVSALVVLVLVLLIKPEGLFGRELAEH
- a CDS encoding ABC transporter substrate-binding protein; the protein is MSETDAGKLSPKNRNDGNVGRRTFLKATGVSAGAAALAGCTDTIGGGGDGGIPDTIRLGALGPADSPMGDSILKSAELAVEEINDDGGIAGADVTLSTKDTKDDPGTTRSGYQELTTGENVHATVGIFGSENLLSIMGNISNAQTVHMTAGAATPEAPARVADDFEANKYWFRVGPVNADYLQQSMIDYASARFDTMGWDTVAVIAEDYVWTEPITDSIEQRLEEEVGVEVTSVQRIAEGTEDFTPIYDQLESAGVDGAFTALAHIGTTSLVQWAQQQRPFGYGGIHVPTQLPSFWDATSGACISTFSQTTATADSEITEKTVPYADAYAEKYDGALPVYTGYSAYDAVYMLKDAIESGESVDSDTIVSELESMTFTGTSGTLEFFGEDGDYPHDIKYGEEYTRGVYFQWQPEGESGTQSVVWPDEHQQSEYQAPPWQ
- a CDS encoding SDR family NAD(P)-dependent oxidoreductase; amino-acid sequence: MDEFDLTGRTAVVTGGSRGIGRAIAHGLAEAGADVAPLSRSREDVATVAAEVEERGRDSTVATCDVTEADDVREAFDAVRDALGPIDVVVNNAGVNPDGALGRPEDVSDDDFGFVEDVNLGGAFTCARVAAEDLHERGGSVVNVASVGGLVGLPRQHPYVASKHGLVGLTKSMALDWAPDVRVNCVAPGYVVTDLTEDLAENETLAASIRERTPLDRFAEPEEIAGPVVFLASDAASYVTGTTLVADGGWTAR